A genomic region of Pontibaca methylaminivorans contains the following coding sequences:
- a CDS encoding alpha-hydroxy acid oxidase, with the protein MGKSDSPIPSGITCAGDYEDRAAGMFDPATFAYLNGAGADGITARANRAAWDAIRLEPRVLADMRGADTETRLFGLNLAHPLMLAPVARHGLAHPGAECATRRGAAATGSLMVVSTQSSMAIEEVAACAPGPFWFQFYLQPRREDSERLLRRAEAAGCAALVVTVDAPVSGLRNAEQRAGFVPAGDCPNLDGLRPPVVRDLPGRGPTFLGLMDAAPRWGDIAWLKSRTRLPVILKGIMSPNDALRAVEAGADGIIVSNHGGRTLDTAPATAEALPRITRAIAGRIPVLCDGGIRRGTDVLKALALGAQAVLIGRPQIHALAVGGATGVAHLVSILRSELEVAMALTGRRSIAGIDAGVIWSSDGSSPAAPFAQG; encoded by the coding sequence GTGGGCAAGAGCGACAGTCCGATCCCGAGCGGCATTACCTGCGCGGGCGACTATGAGGACCGGGCCGCGGGGATGTTCGACCCGGCGACCTTCGCCTATCTGAACGGTGCCGGGGCCGACGGGATCACGGCCCGGGCCAATCGCGCGGCCTGGGATGCGATCCGGCTCGAACCCCGGGTTCTTGCCGACATGCGCGGCGCCGATACCGAAACCCGGCTGTTCGGGCTGAACCTTGCGCATCCGCTGATGCTTGCCCCCGTTGCGCGGCACGGGCTGGCCCACCCGGGGGCCGAGTGCGCAACCCGCCGCGGTGCCGCCGCAACGGGGAGCCTCATGGTGGTTTCGACCCAGTCCAGCATGGCCATCGAAGAGGTCGCCGCCTGCGCGCCCGGGCCGTTCTGGTTCCAGTTTTACCTGCAGCCCCGGCGCGAGGACAGCGAACGCCTGCTGCGCCGGGCCGAGGCCGCCGGCTGCGCCGCGCTGGTCGTGACCGTCGATGCCCCGGTGAGCGGGCTGCGCAACGCCGAACAACGCGCGGGATTCGTGCCGGCCGGTGATTGCCCGAACCTTGACGGGCTGCGGCCGCCCGTGGTCCGCGACCTGCCGGGGCGCGGGCCGACGTTCCTCGGGCTGATGGATGCGGCACCCCGGTGGGGGGACATCGCCTGGCTGAAATCGCGCACCCGGCTGCCGGTGATCCTGAAGGGGATCATGTCCCCCAATGATGCGCTGCGCGCGGTCGAGGCGGGGGCGGACGGGATCATCGTCTCGAACCACGGCGGGCGCACGCTCGATACCGCGCCGGCGACGGCCGAGGCCCTGCCCCGCATCACCCGGGCCATAGCCGGCCGCATCCCGGTACTTTGCGACGGCGGCATCCGGCGGGGCACGGATGTGCTGAAGGCGCTCGCGCTCGGCGCGCAGGCGGTGTTGATCGGGCGTCCGCAGATCCATGCGCTGGCGGTCGGCGGCGCAACCGGGGTTGCGCATCTTGTGTCGATCCTGCGCAGTGAGCTAGAGGTCGCGATGGCCCTGACCGGACGGCGCAGCATCGCCGGGATCGACGCCGGCGTGATCTGGTCATCCGACGGATCAAGCCCCGCTGCGCCGTTTGCGCAGGGCTGA
- a CDS encoding lysophospholipid acyltransferase family protein: MSDDDRQAPFPKDALRQLSARMAGGMIRIFARLLTAVQAEWRGSEPLPRKRIYFANHNSHGDFILIWSVLPIQARRHCRPVAGADYWDRGSLRRFIGRDVFNAVLIDRERGSQRADPIATMAGALDRGDSLILFPEGTRNLTDQILLPFRSGIYRLAAARPEVELVPVWIENLNRVLPKGEVIPVPIMCKVIFGTPMRPRTDEDRNAFLARARAELLALQGQPAGDVPAGATTEQTS; this comes from the coding sequence ATGAGTGACGATGACCGGCAGGCGCCGTTCCCGAAGGATGCCCTGCGGCAGCTTTCGGCCCGCATGGCCGGCGGCATGATCCGCATCTTTGCCCGGCTGCTGACCGCGGTGCAGGCGGAGTGGCGCGGCAGCGAGCCGCTGCCACGCAAGCGGATCTATTTCGCCAATCACAACAGCCATGGCGATTTCATCCTGATCTGGTCGGTGCTGCCGATACAGGCGCGCCGGCACTGCCGCCCGGTCGCCGGCGCCGATTACTGGGACCGGGGATCGCTGCGCCGCTTCATCGGGCGCGACGTGTTCAACGCGGTGCTGATCGACCGGGAACGCGGGTCGCAGCGCGCCGACCCGATCGCGACCATGGCCGGGGCGCTGGACCGGGGCGATTCGCTCATCCTGTTCCCCGAGGGCACGCGCAACCTCACCGACCAGATCCTGCTGCCTTTCCGCAGCGGGATTTACCGGCTTGCGGCCGCCCGCCCGGAGGTCGAACTGGTCCCGGTCTGGATCGAGAACCTGAACCGCGTCCTGCCCAAGGGCGAGGTCATCCCGGTGCCGATCATGTGCAAGGTGATCTTCGGCACTCCGATGCGCCCCCGCACGGATGAGGACAGGAACGCCTTCCTTGCCCGCGCCCGCGCGGAGCTGCTGGCCCTGCAGGGCCAGCCCGCCGGCGATGTGCCCGCCGGTGCAACGACGGAGCAGACATCATGA
- a CDS encoding phosphatidate cytidylyltransferase, protein MSDMSGDLFRVILGAGLILVVASVIGWALGRRYSPDGGNVTIENLNDRIRAWWVMVVALSLAMLGGRTGVVMLFGLCSFAALREFMTLTNLRRADHWSLVLAFFVVLPVQYYLIWTGWYGLFAIFIPVYVFLLLPIVSVLRGETGNYLVRIAELQWGLMICVFCASHVPALLTLDIPGFDGRGVLLIAFLVVVVQLSDVLQYVWGKLAGRHRIAPRLSPSKTVEGFLGGVLSATLVGAGLWWITPFTPGQAALMALVITLMGFFGGLVMSAIKRDRGIKDWGHMIAGHGGFIDRLDSVVFAAPVFFHLTRYFWSV, encoded by the coding sequence ATGAGCGATATGAGCGGCGATCTGTTCCGGGTCATCCTCGGGGCCGGATTGATCCTTGTCGTCGCCTCGGTCATCGGCTGGGCGCTCGGGCGGCGCTATTCGCCCGATGGCGGCAACGTGACCATCGAGAACCTCAACGACCGCATCCGCGCCTGGTGGGTCATGGTGGTGGCGCTGTCGCTGGCCATGCTCGGCGGGCGCACCGGAGTGGTGATGCTGTTCGGGCTCTGCTCATTCGCGGCGCTGCGCGAATTCATGACGCTGACGAACCTGCGGCGCGCCGATCACTGGTCGCTGGTGCTGGCCTTCTTCGTCGTGCTGCCGGTCCAGTATTACCTGATCTGGACCGGCTGGTACGGATTGTTCGCGATCTTCATCCCGGTTTACGTGTTCCTGCTGCTGCCCATCGTTTCGGTGCTGCGGGGCGAGACCGGGAATTACCTTGTCCGCATCGCCGAACTGCAATGGGGGCTCATGATCTGCGTGTTCTGCGCCTCGCATGTGCCGGCGCTGCTCACGCTCGATATTCCGGGATTCGATGGCCGGGGCGTTCTGCTGATCGCCTTTCTGGTCGTGGTGGTGCAGCTTTCGGACGTGCTGCAATATGTCTGGGGCAAGCTTGCGGGGCGGCACCGGATCGCGCCGCGGCTGTCGCCCTCCAAGACGGTCGAGGGGTTCCTCGGCGGTGTCCTGAGCGCAACCCTGGTCGGCGCCGGGCTCTGGTGGATAACGCCGTTTACGCCGGGGCAGGCGGCGCTCATGGCGCTGGTCATCACGCTCATGGGCTTCTTCGGCGGACTTGTCATGTCGGCAATCAAGCGCGACCGCGGCATCAAGGACTGGGGCCATATGATCGCCGGCCATGGCGGGTTCATCGACCGGCTGGATTCCGTCGTCTTCGCGGCGCCGGTCTTCTTTCACCTCACGCGCTATTTCTGGTCGGTGTGA
- a CDS encoding CDP-alcohol phosphatidyltransferase family protein, which yields MNRSPARRPLASRNTIWAARLSGRLARAGASPNGISVFGMGLALVAGAAFWAAGGFGGSETTGAGRVLLLLLGAAATQGRLLCNLLDGMVAIEAGRKAPDGQFWNEFPDRISDALILVGLALGAGLPALGWAVAAAAFLTAYLRELGMNCGLPADFSGPMAKPHRMAAVTVAALLSIPAPLAGWRNEVIEAALWLILAGTILTALRRAIRLVRQLRQRGRH from the coding sequence ATGAACAGATCTCCGGCCCGCCGTCCGCTCGCCAGCCGCAACACGATCTGGGCCGCGCGCCTGTCGGGCCGGCTTGCCCGGGCCGGGGCCTCGCCGAACGGAATTTCGGTCTTCGGCATGGGGCTCGCGCTGGTCGCGGGGGCGGCGTTCTGGGCGGCAGGCGGGTTCGGCGGGTCGGAAACCACAGGTGCCGGGCGGGTGCTGCTGCTTCTTCTCGGGGCAGCGGCGACGCAGGGGCGGCTGCTTTGCAACCTGCTTGACGGGATGGTCGCGATCGAGGCCGGGCGGAAAGCCCCCGACGGCCAGTTCTGGAACGAATTCCCCGACCGGATCTCGGATGCGCTGATCCTCGTCGGCCTTGCGCTCGGCGCGGGTCTGCCGGCGCTCGGCTGGGCCGTGGCGGCGGCGGCCTTCCTCACCGCCTATCTGCGCGAGCTGGGCATGAACTGCGGCTTGCCGGCGGATTTCTCCGGCCCCATGGCCAAGCCGCACCGGATGGCGGCGGTGACGGTAGCGGCCCTGCTGAGCATCCCGGCGCCGCTCGCCGGCTGGCGCAACGAGGTCATCGAGGCGGCGCTCTGGCTGATCCTCGCCGGCACGATCCTGACCGCGCTGCGCCGGGCGATCCGGCTGGTGCGGCAGTTGCGGCAGCGCGGCCGGCACTGA
- the purB gene encoding adenylosuccinate lyase: MIPRYSRPEMVAIWEPQTRFRIWFEIEAHACDAMADLGVIPRENAEAVWKAKDAEFDVARIEEIEAVTRHDVIAFLTHLSEIVGADAARFVHQGMTSSDVLDTTLNVQLVRAADILISDMKDLLAALKRRAYEHKDTIRIGRSHGIHAEPTTMGLTFARFYAEMSRNLKRLETARAEVATGAISGAVGTFANIDPAVEEHVCAKMGLVPEPISTQVIPRDRHAAFFAALGVVASSIENIAVEIRHMQRTEVLEAEEFFSAGQKGSSAMPHKRNPVLSENLTGLARLVRMSVVPALENVALWHERDISHSSVERTIGPDTTVTLDFALARLTQVVDKLVIYPENMLANLHRFRGLVMSQRVLLALTQAGVSREDAYRLVQRNAMKVWEQGKDFRTELLADPEVTAALSPAEIEEKFDLDYHTKHVDTIFQRVFTE, from the coding sequence ATGATCCCCCGCTATTCCCGCCCCGAGATGGTCGCGATCTGGGAGCCCCAGACCCGGTTCCGCATCTGGTTCGAGATCGAGGCCCATGCCTGCGACGCCATGGCCGATCTTGGCGTGATCCCGCGCGAGAATGCCGAGGCCGTGTGGAAGGCGAAGGATGCCGAGTTCGACGTGGCCCGCATCGAGGAAATCGAGGCGGTGACGCGCCACGACGTGATCGCCTTCCTGACCCACCTTTCAGAAATCGTCGGTGCCGATGCGGCGCGTTTCGTGCATCAGGGCATGACCAGTTCCGACGTGCTCGACACGACGCTGAACGTGCAGCTCGTGCGGGCGGCGGACATCCTGATCAGCGACATGAAGGATCTGCTCGCGGCGCTGAAACGGCGCGCCTATGAGCACAAGGACACGATCCGCATCGGCCGCAGCCACGGGATCCACGCCGAACCCACCACCATGGGGCTGACCTTTGCCCGGTTCTACGCTGAAATGAGCCGCAACCTGAAACGGCTTGAAACCGCGCGCGCCGAAGTGGCGACCGGGGCGATTTCGGGCGCGGTCGGCACCTTCGCCAATATCGACCCGGCGGTCGAGGAACATGTCTGCGCGAAGATGGGGCTCGTGCCCGAGCCGATCAGCACCCAGGTGATCCCGCGCGACCGGCACGCGGCCTTCTTTGCCGCGCTCGGCGTGGTCGCCAGCAGCATCGAGAACATCGCCGTCGAGATCCGCCACATGCAGCGCACCGAAGTGCTGGAGGCCGAGGAATTCTTCAGCGCCGGCCAGAAGGGCAGCAGCGCCATGCCCCACAAGCGCAACCCGGTGCTGAGCGAAAACCTGACCGGGCTGGCGCGGCTCGTGCGCATGTCGGTGGTTCCGGCGCTGGAAAACGTGGCGCTCTGGCACGAGCGCGACATCTCGCATTCCTCGGTCGAGCGCACGATCGGCCCCGACACCACGGTGACGCTTGATTTCGCGCTCGCCCGTCTGACGCAGGTGGTGGACAAGCTCGTGATCTATCCCGAGAACATGCTGGCCAACCTGCATCGGTTCCGCGGCCTGGTCATGAGCCAGCGCGTGCTGCTTGCGCTCACCCAGGCCGGGGTGTCGCGCGAGGATGCCTATCGGCTGGTGCAGCGCAACGCGATGAAGGTCTGGGAACAGGGCAAGGATTTCCGCACCGAGCTTCTCGCCGACCCGGAAGTGACCGCGGCGCTGAGCCCGGCGGAGATCGAGGAGAAATTCGACCTCGACTATCACACGAAACACGTCGATACGATTTTCCAACGTGTTTTCACTGAATAG
- a CDS encoding 5-formyltetrahydrofolate cyclo-ligase produces the protein MSEESGGSEPCFAHQLVGGHVVDPEAARDVAQFRRAERKRLYAERRAVPQAETARMSDVVSEALDRLIAPLQGRVIGAYWPIRSELNLIPWMKRAHGAGARILLPVVETERAPLIFRHWEPHCRMERGIWNIPIPAEGDPEIPDIVISPVVGIDEDLFRLGNGGGYYDRTLASFESMPWVIAVGQPFAQMKTIFPMPWDIPMTTLVLGDGAIRGRVPGEGAPGL, from the coding sequence ATGTCCGAAGAAAGCGGGGGCTCGGAGCCCTGTTTCGCCCATCAACTGGTCGGCGGCCATGTGGTCGATCCCGAAGCGGCCCGCGACGTCGCGCAGTTCCGCCGCGCCGAGCGCAAGCGCCTCTATGCCGAACGCCGCGCGGTGCCGCAGGCCGAAACGGCGCGCATGAGCGACGTCGTGAGCGAGGCGCTCGACCGGCTCATCGCCCCGTTGCAGGGACGTGTTATCGGCGCCTACTGGCCGATCCGCAGCGAACTGAACCTCATTCCATGGATGAAACGCGCGCATGGCGCCGGGGCGCGGATCCTGCTCCCCGTGGTCGAGACCGAGCGCGCGCCGCTGATCTTCCGCCACTGGGAACCGCATTGCAGGATGGAGCGCGGCATCTGGAACATTCCGATCCCGGCCGAGGGCGACCCCGAAATCCCCGACATCGTGATTTCACCGGTGGTCGGCATCGACGAGGATCTCTTTCGGCTTGGAAACGGCGGGGGCTATTACGACCGCACCCTTGCGAGTTTCGAATCCATGCCCTGGGTGATCGCCGTGGGCCAGCCCTTCGCGCAGATGAAAACCATCTTTCCCATGCCCTGGGACATCCCCATGACGACGCTGGTCCTTGGCGACGGCGCGATAAGGGGCCGGGTTCCCGGCGAGGGCGCGCCCGGCTTGTGA
- the glnA gene encoding type I glutamate--ammonia ligase: MSTEAILRRIRDEAIRFVDVRFTDLRGALHHVTLAADHVDAALIEEGCMFDGSSIAGWKSVEASDMKLRPDPQHAYIDPFHAEKTLCLHCSVVEPDSGEAYVRDPRSIAARAEAHLNRISVADAAYFGPEAEFFIFDDVRIATTMNRVAHEVDAPSAAWNSDTAYAAGNKGHRPHVRGGYLPVGPMDDGQDLRSEMLTTMQAMGMQVDKHHHEAATCQHELGLVFGPLLRQADEMQKYKYVVRNVAAAYGRTATFMPKPLQGDNGSGMHVNLSLWKDGHPLFAGDGYGGLSDTALWFVGGILRHARALNAFTNPTTNSYKRLVPGFAAPVLQSWSAHNRSGCVRIPWARSARGRRIEARFPDPSANPYLAFSALLMAGLDGIEQRIDPGDAMETNLYDIPSERPGEFPMLCRSLREALDALEEDHDFLRVDDVFPAELIESYIALKWTEVTRYDTTPHPVEFAMYYSI; encoded by the coding sequence ATGAGCACCGAAGCCATCCTCCGCCGGATCCGGGACGAAGCGATTCGCTTTGTCGATGTCCGCTTTACCGATCTGCGCGGCGCGCTGCACCATGTGACGCTCGCCGCCGATCATGTCGATGCCGCCCTGATCGAGGAAGGCTGCATGTTCGACGGCTCTTCGATCGCGGGGTGGAAATCGGTCGAGGCTTCGGACATGAAACTGCGCCCGGATCCGCAGCACGCCTATATCGACCCGTTTCACGCGGAAAAGACGCTCTGCCTGCATTGCTCGGTGGTCGAACCCGACAGCGGCGAGGCCTATGTCCGCGATCCCCGCAGCATCGCCGCCCGCGCCGAGGCGCATCTGAACCGCATCAGCGTGGCCGATGCGGCCTATTTCGGCCCCGAGGCCGAATTCTTCATCTTCGACGACGTGCGCATTGCCACCACCATGAACCGGGTCGCCCACGAGGTCGACGCACCGAGCGCCGCCTGGAACAGCGACACCGCCTATGCCGCCGGCAACAAGGGCCACCGCCCGCATGTCCGGGGCGGGTATCTGCCGGTCGGTCCCATGGACGACGGGCAGGATCTGCGCTCGGAGATGCTGACCACCATGCAGGCCATGGGCATGCAGGTGGACAAGCACCATCACGAGGCGGCCACCTGCCAGCACGAGCTTGGCCTCGTCTTCGGGCCGCTGCTGCGGCAGGCGGACGAGATGCAGAAATACAAGTATGTCGTGCGCAACGTCGCCGCAGCCTATGGCCGGACGGCGACCTTCATGCCCAAGCCCCTGCAGGGCGACAACGGCAGCGGCATGCATGTGAACCTGTCGCTGTGGAAGGACGGCCACCCGCTGTTTGCCGGCGACGGCTATGGCGGGCTCAGCGATACGGCGCTCTGGTTCGTCGGCGGCATCCTGCGTCACGCCCGGGCGCTCAACGCCTTTACCAACCCGACCACCAACAGTTACAAGCGGCTCGTGCCCGGCTTTGCCGCGCCGGTGCTGCAATCCTGGTCGGCGCATAACCGTTCGGGCTGCGTGCGCATTCCCTGGGCCCGCTCGGCGCGGGGCCGCCGCATCGAGGCGCGGTTCCCCGATCCCTCGGCCAACCCCTATCTGGCGTTTTCGGCGCTGCTGATGGCCGGGCTCGACGGGATCGAACAGCGGATCGACCCGGGCGATGCGATGGAAACGAACCTCTACGACATCCCGAGCGAGCGGCCCGGCGAATTCCCCATGCTCTGCCGGTCGCTGCGCGAGGCGCTCGACGCGCTGGAGGAAGATCACGATTTCCTGCGCGTGGACGATGTCTTTCCGGCCGAACTGATCGAATCCTACATCGCCCTGAAATGGACCGAGGTCACGCGCTACGACACGACCCCCCACCCGGTCGAATTCGCGATGTATTACAGCATCTAG
- a CDS encoding NAD(P)H-hydrate dehydratase — protein MQPFLTAAQMRSIESAAMESGRVRELALMECAGQAVADSILAQWPDVAGPESDGLRRPVMVLCGPGNNGGDGFVAARLLAAHGSRVEVFLLGQPDALPPSARRNCERWQGIGPLRPLAEAAGMAQATNDTVVVDALFGTGLSRPLSGVARDLFGRLAALRHRDNGPRLVAVDILSGLCSDSGRVLGDDTGPELPAADLTVTFEAARLGHVLSAGAGLSGRLVVAPIGLAPELAALAAGGGLAEAARPDPSALAKDPGAHKYDHGHALILSGGAGRSGAARLAARGALRIGAGLVTLGAPPDALPEIAAQITALMLRRINGRGDLVRMLADRRVNALCLGPGLGVGRARELVPAALAAGRALVLDADALTAFADAPQELFARLHPRCVLTPHGGEFARLFPDIAARLQAPALEGPAFSRADAVRAAAAEAGCVVLLKGRDTLIATPRGQVRVNAATGARAAPWLATAGAGDVLAGFLTGLLARGLEPLAAAETAAWLHLEAARDFGAGLVAEDIPEALPDVLRRF, from the coding sequence GTGCAACCTTTCCTGACCGCGGCGCAGATGCGCAGTATCGAATCCGCCGCGATGGAATCGGGGCGGGTCCGGGAACTTGCTCTCATGGAATGCGCAGGGCAGGCGGTGGCCGATTCCATCCTGGCCCAGTGGCCGGATGTGGCCGGTCCCGAAAGCGACGGGCTACGCCGGCCGGTGATGGTGCTCTGCGGGCCGGGCAACAACGGGGGCGATGGGTTCGTGGCGGCGCGGCTGCTGGCCGCGCACGGCAGCCGGGTCGAGGTCTTTCTGCTCGGACAGCCCGACGCTCTGCCCCCCTCCGCGCGGCGCAACTGCGAGCGCTGGCAGGGCATCGGCCCGCTGCGCCCGCTGGCCGAGGCGGCCGGGATGGCGCAGGCCACGAATGATACAGTCGTGGTCGATGCGCTTTTCGGCACCGGGCTTTCGCGCCCGCTGTCGGGTGTCGCGCGGGATCTGTTCGGCCGGCTTGCCGCATTGCGCCACCGGGATAACGGGCCGCGCCTCGTGGCGGTGGATATCCTTTCCGGGCTCTGTTCGGACAGCGGGCGCGTGCTTGGCGACGACACCGGCCCGGAGCTTCCGGCGGCGGATCTGACCGTCACTTTCGAGGCCGCGCGCCTTGGGCATGTGCTCTCGGCCGGGGCGGGGCTTTCGGGGCGCCTGGTCGTGGCGCCGATCGGGCTGGCGCCGGAACTCGCCGCGCTCGCGGCGGGTGGCGGGCTGGCAGAGGCGGCGCGGCCCGATCCGTCGGCGCTGGCCAAGGATCCGGGCGCCCACAAATATGACCACGGACATGCGCTGATTCTCTCGGGCGGGGCCGGGCGCAGCGGCGCGGCCCGGCTCGCCGCGCGGGGCGCGCTGCGAATCGGGGCCGGCCTCGTCACGCTCGGCGCGCCGCCGGATGCGCTGCCCGAGATCGCGGCGCAGATCACCGCGCTCATGCTGCGGCGGATCAACGGCAGGGGCGATCTTGTGCGCATGCTGGCCGATCGGCGCGTCAATGCGCTCTGCCTCGGTCCCGGGCTCGGGGTCGGACGGGCGCGGGAACTGGTTCCCGCCGCTCTGGCGGCCGGGCGGGCGCTCGTGCTCGACGCGGATGCTCTCACGGCCTTTGCCGATGCCCCGCAGGAACTTTTCGCGCGGCTGCACCCCCGCTGCGTGCTGACCCCTCACGGCGGCGAATTCGCGCGCTTGTTTCCCGACATCGCTGCGCGCCTCCAGGCGCCCGCGCTCGAGGGGCCGGCCTTTTCCCGCGCCGATGCGGTGCGCGCGGCGGCGGCCGAGGCGGGCTGCGTGGTGCTGCTCAAGGGGCGCGACACGCTGATTGCGACGCCGCGGGGGCAGGTCCGCGTGAATGCGGCGACCGGTGCGCGGGCCGCGCCCTGGCTTGCCACCGCAGGGGCGGGCGACGTGCTCGCCGGGTTCCTCACCGGGCTGCTTGCCCGCGGGCTGGAGCCGCTCGCCGCCGCCGAAACCGCTGCCTGGCTGCATCTCGAGGCGGCGCGCGACTTTGGTGCCGGGCTCGTAGCCGAGGACATCCCCGAAGCCCTGCCGGACGTCCTGCGCCGGTTCTGA
- a CDS encoding lytic murein transglycosylase: protein MIRIATLLCAALALPSLAVAAPCGNDSSGFAAWKADFAQEAAAAGVGERGLQALSQAQYSSRTISADRNQKSFSYSLEKFMEVRGSNTIIAQGRQRKANNPGLYAALERDYGVPAGVLIAIHGMETGFGNFMGDTPVVSAITTLAYDCRRPGFFTPHAISALMLVDRGEITNATIGARHGELGHTQFLPGNALTYGVDGNGDGRIDFNDVMDALASTANYLRQKGWQPGLGYQPGEPNFAVIGEWNAAGVYQQAIAIMARRIDG from the coding sequence ATGATCCGCATCGCGACCCTTCTTTGTGCCGCCCTTGCCCTGCCCTCGCTTGCGGTGGCGGCGCCCTGCGGCAACGACAGTTCGGGCTTTGCCGCCTGGAAGGCCGACTTCGCGCAGGAGGCGGCAGCGGCCGGCGTCGGCGAACGTGGCCTGCAGGCGCTTTCGCAGGCCCAGTATTCCTCGCGCACGATCTCGGCCGATCGCAATCAGAAATCCTTCAGCTATTCGCTCGAGAAATTCATGGAGGTGCGCGGCTCGAACACGATCATAGCCCAGGGGCGCCAGCGCAAGGCGAACAATCCCGGGCTCTATGCCGCGCTCGAGCGTGACTATGGCGTGCCGGCAGGCGTGTTGATCGCGATTCACGGCATGGAAACCGGTTTCGGCAATTTCATGGGCGACACGCCGGTGGTCTCGGCGATCACCACGCTGGCCTATGACTGCCGCCGCCCCGGCTTTTTCACCCCGCATGCAATCAGCGCGTTGATGCTGGTGGACCGGGGCGAGATCACCAATGCGACCATCGGCGCCCGCCACGGGGAGCTTGGTCATACCCAGTTCCTGCCGGGCAATGCGCTTACCTACGGGGTGGACGGCAACGGTGACGGGCGGATCGACTTCAACGATGTGATGGACGCGCTGGCCTCCACGGCCAATTACCTGCGCCAGAAGGGCTGGCAGCCGGGGCTCGGCTATCAGCCGGGAGAGCCGAATTTCGCGGTGATCGGGGAATGGAACGCGGCCGGAGTCTATCAGCAGGCGATCGCCATCATGGCCCGGCGCATCGACGGCTGA
- a CDS encoding M20/M25/M40 family metallo-hydrolase, which yields MPPTSLSAVLDHVDAGLPAALERLMGLLRIPSVSTDPAYADHCAAAADWLVADLRSLGIRAESRPTGGHPAVVGHGDGAGPRLLFYGHYDVQPVDPLDLWDRPPFEPEIQDTPRGRVIRGRGASDDKGQLMTFVEACRAWKAVHGALPCAVSFLIEGEEECGSPSLVPFMRANADELRADLALVCDTSMIAPGRPSIASQLRGMMNEEFTITGPRIDLHSGYYGGPALNPLREMARIVASFHDEDTGRVAVEGFYEGVQDVPAGQLQQWKTCGFDEAAYLGSVGLSCAHGEKGYSTLEQQWARPTLEVNGMWGGYTGAGSKTVIPSQAHCKLTCRLVGEMDPDRVRKRLRAHVEARLSPDARVEWSTRVDGSRAAVMNTRRPEFAAASRALEQEWGREAALIGMGGSIPVAGHFRSVLGMDAMLIGFANDDDAIHSPNEKYDLESFHKGTRSWVRILHELGSRP from the coding sequence ATGCCGCCGACATCGCTTTCCGCCGTCCTCGATCATGTCGATGCCGGGCTGCCGGCCGCGCTGGAGCGGCTGATGGGGTTGCTGCGCATCCCTTCGGTCTCGACCGACCCGGCCTATGCGGATCACTGCGCGGCGGCGGCGGACTGGCTGGTTGCGGATCTCCGCAGCCTCGGAATCAGGGCCGAAAGCCGCCCGACCGGCGGGCATCCGGCGGTGGTCGGGCATGGCGACGGTGCGGGGCCGCGCCTGCTGTTCTACGGTCATTACGACGTGCAGCCGGTCGATCCGCTCGACCTCTGGGACCGGCCCCCGTTCGAGCCCGAAATCCAGGACACCCCGCGGGGCCGCGTGATCCGCGGGCGCGGCGCCTCGGACGACAAGGGGCAGCTCATGACCTTCGTCGAGGCCTGCCGGGCCTGGAAGGCGGTGCATGGCGCCCTGCCCTGCGCGGTCTCCTTCCTGATCGAGGGCGAGGAAGAATGCGGCTCTCCCTCGCTCGTGCCCTTCATGCGCGCGAATGCCGATGAATTGCGCGCCGACCTGGCGCTGGTCTGCGATACCTCGATGATCGCGCCCGGCAGGCCCTCGATCGCATCGCAGCTGCGCGGCATGATGAACGAGGAATTCACCATCACCGGACCGCGCATCGACCTCCATTCCGGCTATTACGGCGGCCCGGCGCTCAATCCGCTGCGCGAAATGGCCCGGATCGTTGCCTCGTTCCATGACGAAGATACCGGCCGCGTCGCGGTCGAGGGCTTCTACGAGGGCGTGCAGGACGTGCCAGCCGGGCAATTGCAGCAATGGAAGACCTGCGGCTTTGACGAGGCGGCCTATCTCGGCTCGGTCGGGCTCTCGTGCGCCCATGGCGAAAAGGGCTATTCCACGCTCGAACAGCAATGGGCCCGCCCGACGCTTGAGGTGAACGGGATGTGGGGCGGCTATACCGGCGCCGGGTCCAAGACGGTGATCCCCTCGCAGGCCCATTGCAAGCTGACCTGCCGGCTGGTCGGCGAGATGGACCCGGACCGGGTGCGGAAACGCCTGCGTGCCCATGTGGAGGCGCGGCTTTCGCCCGATGCGCGGGTCGAATGGAGCACCCGCGTCGATGGTTCCCGGGCGGCGGTGATGAACACCCGGCGCCCCGAGTTCGCCGCCGCAAGCCGCGCACTGGAGCAGGAATGGGGGCGCGAGGCGGCCCTGATCGGCATGGGCGGCTCGATCCCGGTTGCCGGCCATTTCCGCTCGGTGCTCGGCATGGATGCGATGCTGATCGGCTTTGCCAATGACGACGACGCGATCCATTCACCCAATGAGAAATACGACCTGGAAAGCTTTCACAAGGGCACCCGGAGCTGGGTGCGCATCCTGCATGAGCTCGGCTCCCGTCCCTGA